The proteins below are encoded in one region of Chitinophagaceae bacterium:
- a CDS encoding flavodoxin domain-containing protein gives MIGEARLKELHEFLNGYSKEELVWINGYLSGIVSNGLTNGSSNSNGHEIKSAATKKISLAFGTETGNSKKLATQLAAAAKKRGVNAKLIGLDQYRLNDLSKEEYFFVVISTQGEGEPPAPAKKFYDHIHDNELSLPNLKFSVLALGDSSYPMFCKTGEDLDLQFEKFGAKRVVPLRKCDVDYEEEAMEWFGNVLNVIENQAVEKAAVPQQQPVKKATGKKYYRGSVLANINLNDRGSNKATYHIEIGCDEAIEYEPGDTIGIVPQNRKEVVEKIISLTGIEANKVIQTAKVSAPVSELLTQHLNICYLLSSTVKKYAAIIQQEIPDTRMDLVDLLRIYPVKDAAQFEEVVKILMPIAPRLYSVSSSPAAHGENEVHITVARIQFLAEDEQRFGLCSEFLGDLPVNSVITFYVHKDKNFKLPAAEKDVIMIGPGTGVAPFRAFLAERDATGATGRNWFFFGEQKFTTDFLYQTEIQNYVQTGVLTKIDLAFSRDQQEKIYVQHRMQQKAEELYNWISNGASVFVSGTKDPMSKDVENTLLQIIVEKGQKSNEEAKQYLELLKKEGRYEKDVY, from the coding sequence ATGATTGGTGAGGCGAGATTAAAGGAACTGCATGAATTTCTGAATGGCTATTCAAAGGAAGAGCTGGTTTGGATCAATGGCTATTTGAGCGGAATTGTTTCGAATGGTTTAACCAATGGTTCTTCCAATAGCAATGGACATGAGATAAAATCTGCAGCAACTAAAAAAATCAGTCTTGCTTTTGGTACTGAAACAGGCAATTCAAAAAAACTCGCCACACAGTTAGCTGCAGCGGCAAAGAAAAGAGGAGTAAATGCAAAGTTGATTGGACTGGATCAGTATCGCCTGAATGATCTTTCAAAAGAAGAATATTTTTTTGTTGTAATCAGTACACAAGGCGAAGGCGAACCTCCTGCACCGGCTAAAAAGTTTTATGATCATATACATGATAATGAGTTGTCATTGCCCAATTTAAAATTCAGTGTATTAGCACTGGGCGATTCATCCTATCCCATGTTTTGTAAAACTGGAGAGGATCTGGATCTGCAATTTGAAAAATTCGGTGCAAAGCGGGTTGTTCCGTTGCGTAAATGTGATGTTGATTATGAAGAAGAGGCAATGGAATGGTTTGGGAATGTTTTAAATGTAATCGAAAATCAAGCAGTTGAAAAAGCGGCTGTTCCTCAGCAACAGCCTGTTAAAAAGGCAACTGGGAAAAAATATTACCGGGGTAGTGTTCTTGCAAATATTAATCTGAACGATCGTGGTTCAAACAAAGCAACCTATCATATTGAAATAGGATGTGATGAAGCCATTGAATATGAACCCGGCGATACAATCGGTATTGTTCCGCAAAACAGGAAAGAAGTTGTTGAAAAAATAATCTCTCTAACTGGTATTGAGGCTAATAAAGTAATTCAAACTGCAAAAGTATCAGCTCCAGTTTCAGAGTTGCTCACACAGCATCTCAATATCTGTTACCTGCTTTCATCAACAGTAAAAAAGTATGCAGCAATTATACAACAGGAAATTCCTGATACAAGAATGGACCTTGTTGATCTGCTTCGTATCTACCCGGTGAAAGACGCTGCACAGTTTGAAGAAGTAGTGAAAATATTAATGCCGATTGCACCAAGATTATATTCTGTATCATCTTCTCCTGCAGCACATGGAGAAAATGAAGTGCATATCACAGTGGCCAGAATTCAGTTTCTTGCAGAAGATGAGCAGCGTTTTGGTTTGTGCAGTGAGTTTCTCGGTGATCTTCCTGTTAATTCAGTAATTACTTTTTATGTACATAAGGATAAGAATTTTAAATTGCCTGCTGCTGAGAAAGATGTGATCATGATTGGCCCGGGTACAGGTGTGGCTCCATTCCGTGCTTTTCTTGCAGAAAGGGATGCAACAGGTGCAACTGGTAGAAACTGGTTTTTCTTTGGTGAACAGAAGTTCACAACAGATTTTTTATACCAGACAGAAATACAGAATTATGTGCAGACAGGTGTGCTTACAAAAATTGATCTTGCTTTTTCAAGAGATCAGCAGGAGAAGATTTATGTACAGCACCGTATGCAACAAAAAGCAGAAGAGCTGTACAACTGGATCAGCAATGGAGCTTCGGTGTTTGTAAGCGGAACAAAAGACCCCATGAGTAAAGATGTAGAAAACACATTGCTGCAGATCATTGTGGAAAAAGGACAGAAATCAAACGAAGAAGCAAAACAATACCTGGAACTGCTGAAGAAAGAGGGCAGGTATGAAAAAGATGTTTATTAA
- the nirD gene encoding nitrite reductase small subunit NirD: protein MTEEKVLTWFYACSAKDVPQNGGVCVKYKNEQIALFHFTRRDEWYATQNECPHRMQMALSRGMIGTQGEEPKVACPFHKRTFSLRTGECLNGEECTIKTFPVKVEGDKVFIGIAD, encoded by the coding sequence ATGACAGAAGAAAAAGTATTGACCTGGTTCTATGCATGTTCAGCAAAAGATGTTCCTCAAAACGGGGGAGTATGTGTAAAGTATAAAAACGAACAAATCGCTTTGTTTCATTTTACCCGCCGTGATGAATGGTATGCCACTCAAAATGAATGTCCGCATCGTATGCAAATGGCATTGAGCCGTGGTATGATCGGTACACAGGGTGAAGAACCAAAAGTGGCCTGCCCCTTTCATAAGAGAACTTTTTCTTTAAGAACCGGTGAGTGTTTAAATGGAGAAGAATGTACCATCAAAACATTTCCTGTAAAAGTGGAGGGAGATAAAGTGTTTATCGGAATTGCTGATTAA
- a CDS encoding ABC transporter substrate-binding protein, whose translation MKSIITKAILFLTLTCLLTGVTSFKIHTASRKIKLGFISLTDCAPLVVAKELGLFAKYGVDVELEKEASWAVVRDKILNGEIDGAHCLFSMPLSVYTGFGGKAGSEMKIAMTISNNGQGITLSKDFCGLVGFKEVNKAAGAVKNVQGRKEVTFAMTFPGGTHDIWLRNWLAAAGINQKSVSIITIPPPQMVANMRVDNMEGFSVGEPWNGVAAAQNIGFTHIASQDIWKNHPEKALVVNSAFAANNRGDLKKVMKAIIEACKWLDVMGNRSKAASWLTKPNYVNAPMQVIEARLKGSNDLGCELGVQKYKDDYMMFYNNGIVNMPKKSYAIWFLAQYVRFGYLKSDPDYKGIAEKLILDDLYAEVAKEMSVPVQPDMQTFKTTYDVPFDPNNPSAYLKTTKR comes from the coding sequence ATGAAATCAATCATAACAAAAGCAATACTTTTTTTAACACTTACCTGTTTACTCACCGGTGTTACTTCTTTTAAAATACATACAGCATCCCGGAAAATTAAACTGGGGTTTATTTCTCTTACCGATTGTGCTCCGCTCGTAGTAGCCAAAGAGTTAGGGCTCTTCGCAAAATACGGTGTAGATGTTGAGCTCGAGAAAGAAGCATCATGGGCAGTTGTAAGAGACAAAATATTAAACGGAGAAATTGACGGTGCACATTGTTTATTCTCCATGCCTCTGTCTGTTTATACCGGTTTTGGTGGTAAGGCAGGCAGTGAAATGAAAATTGCAATGACTATAAGCAACAATGGTCAGGGTATTACTCTATCCAAAGATTTTTGCGGCCTGGTTGGATTTAAAGAAGTGAATAAAGCAGCAGGGGCTGTAAAGAATGTACAGGGTCGTAAGGAAGTAACATTTGCTATGACCTTCCCGGGCGGCACACATGATATATGGTTACGCAACTGGCTGGCAGCTGCCGGAATCAACCAGAAATCTGTAAGTATCATTACCATTCCGCCCCCGCAAATGGTGGCAAATATGCGGGTAGATAATATGGAAGGGTTCAGTGTTGGTGAGCCATGGAATGGTGTAGCTGCTGCGCAGAATATTGGCTTTACACATATCGCATCGCAGGACATCTGGAAAAATCATCCCGAGAAAGCATTGGTGGTTAATTCAGCTTTTGCAGCCAATAACAGAGGTGATTTGAAAAAAGTAATGAAAGCAATTATTGAAGCCTGTAAATGGCTCGATGTAATGGGCAACCGTTCGAAAGCTGCGTCATGGCTAACTAAACCTAATTATGTAAATGCTCCTATGCAGGTTATTGAAGCAAGATTAAAAGGTTCTAATGATCTGGGTTGTGAATTAGGCGTACAGAAATATAAAGATGATTATATGATGTTTTACAATAACGGTATTGTGAACATGCCTAAAAAATCTTACGCTATCTGGTTCCTTGCTCAGTATGTACGTTTTGGTTATTTAAAATCAGATCCTGATTACAAAGGCATTGCTGAAAAATTAATACTGGACGATTTGTATGCAGAAGTGGCAAAGGAAATGAGTGTTCCTGTGCAACCTGATATGCAGACGTTTAAAACAACTTACGATGTACCGTTTGATCCGAACAATCCTTCGGCATACCTCAAGACAACAAAAAGATAA
- the cobA gene encoding uroporphyrinogen-III C-methyltransferase has product MKQSTKGKVILAGAGPGDAELITVKLQKRLAEADVIIVDRLVNPEIIDEHAAKDALIVLAGKQGYNEASLLQEDVTALILEYALNGKTVVRLKGGDVAFFSNVLDELRALHENQIPFEIIPGITAASGASAYAGIPLTARDYSQAVQFITFNPNSFYSTEKWKALANTNDTLVFYMAAKNITDLTELLLRFSRQPLTPLAVIEQATTSHQQVHITTLKECAADFARKQFSSPSLIIVGDVVKLHQDFKWFAGNEAGSVFKKL; this is encoded by the coding sequence ATGAAACAATCAACCAAAGGGAAAGTTATACTGGCGGGAGCTGGTCCGGGTGATGCGGAACTGATTACCGTGAAGCTGCAAAAGCGGTTGGCTGAAGCAGATGTCATTATTGTTGACCGTTTGGTGAATCCGGAAATCATTGATGAACATGCAGCAAAAGATGCACTGATTGTACTTGCCGGTAAGCAGGGATACAATGAAGCATCTCTATTGCAGGAAGATGTTACTGCTTTAATTCTTGAGTATGCATTAAATGGAAAAACAGTTGTCCGGTTAAAAGGAGGCGATGTTGCTTTCTTCAGTAATGTGCTTGATGAATTAAGGGCTTTGCATGAGAATCAAATTCCATTTGAAATTATTCCCGGTATTACAGCTGCATCAGGCGCTTCTGCTTATGCAGGTATTCCATTAACTGCAAGGGACTACTCACAGGCTGTGCAGTTTATTACATTCAACCCAAATAGTTTTTACAGTACTGAAAAGTGGAAGGCATTGGCTAATACCAATGACACACTGGTGTTTTATATGGCCGCAAAAAATATTACTGACTTGACTGAATTGTTGTTGCGCTTTTCACGCCAGCCACTAACGCCACTTGCTGTTATCGAACAGGCTACAACAAGTCATCAGCAAGTTCATATTACAACACTGAAAGAATGTGCAGCTGATTTTGCCAGAAAGCAATTCAGTTCGCCATCCTTAATCATTGTTGGTGATGTTGTCAAACTGCACCAGGATTTTAAATGGTTTGCCGGAAACGAAGCCGGGTCTGTTTTCAAAAAATTATAA
- a CDS encoding alginate export family protein, with translation MIKNLKKKALRVSMLLCFLNAFSSNAQFTLTGQLRTRTEVRNGLGNLVLKGSKPAVFTSQRTRLIFGYKWDRLTFGASVQDVRVWGQDASTISNADGNRLMLHEGWADLTLFNKADTTIKTKGIDLMSLKIGRQELIYDDVRLIGNLDWLQQGRRHDMALLKTVHKGCQIDLGYAFNQNSDAFGITNTSYVPANIPAYVKNSLGVLVPTPAGILPMAAAGSAGNNSAKTGAPVWVNPPTTNGGNQDYKSFASLYISKKIKQTKFSALFFNDMFGKYKLDSVGSASAGYVYGRRFVSAGASDMFDYTGTFNRYTYGLMINHTIGNASGFGKIAIQAAYYAQSGKNRDGVKMKNAYHYTVSATYQKGKISFTPGFDVLSGNDASTSNDEKFDPLYGTPHRHWGFMDYFYVGTGSPAGGLKNPYLKFKYAGNVFTAGVDFHLFSIDKDMKKADATLIDKNLGNEIDLLINYNMNKFTNIELGYSVMNTTKSMAFAKGQATTDAAADTYRKTGNWFYAMIRFTPDFLYTKPVAIKQ, from the coding sequence ATGATTAAAAATCTGAAAAAGAAAGCTTTACGGGTAAGTATGCTGTTATGTTTTTTGAATGCGTTCAGTTCAAATGCACAGTTTACATTAACGGGCCAGTTAAGAACACGAACAGAAGTACGTAACGGGCTTGGCAATCTTGTACTGAAAGGTTCAAAACCTGCTGTGTTTACTTCGCAGCGTACAAGATTAATTTTTGGTTACAAATGGGACAGGTTAACATTTGGTGCATCTGTTCAGGATGTTAGAGTATGGGGGCAGGATGCATCAACCATTTCTAATGCAGATGGCAACCGATTAATGCTGCATGAAGGCTGGGCTGATTTAACACTGTTCAACAAAGCAGATACAACGATCAAAACAAAAGGAATTGATCTGATGAGTTTAAAGATCGGGCGGCAGGAATTAATTTATGATGATGTAAGGTTAATTGGAAATCTTGATTGGCTGCAGCAGGGGCGTCGTCACGATATGGCCTTATTAAAAACAGTTCATAAAGGTTGCCAGATAGATTTAGGCTATGCATTTAATCAAAACTCAGATGCCTTTGGCATAACAAATACATCTTATGTTCCGGCCAATATTCCGGCTTATGTAAAAAATTCATTGGGTGTTCTGGTTCCCACACCAGCCGGTATTTTACCAATGGCAGCGGCAGGTAGTGCCGGTAATAACAGCGCTAAAACAGGAGCACCTGTATGGGTTAACCCACCAACTACGAATGGTGGTAACCAAGATTATAAATCATTTGCCAGCTTGTACATCAGTAAAAAAATAAAACAAACGAAGTTCTCCGCTTTATTTTTCAACGACATGTTTGGTAAATATAAATTAGATTCTGTAGGAAGCGCTTCTGCCGGTTATGTATATGGAAGAAGATTTGTTTCAGCCGGTGCTTCTGATATGTTTGATTATACCGGAACATTTAACCGCTATACATATGGTTTAATGATCAACCATACAATTGGCAACGCATCTGGTTTTGGAAAAATTGCCATACAGGCTGCTTACTATGCACAAAGTGGTAAAAATCGTGATGGAGTTAAAATGAAAAATGCTTATCACTACACAGTTTCTGCAACGTATCAGAAAGGGAAAATAAGTTTCACTCCCGGTTTTGATGTGCTGAGTGGAAATGATGCCTCTACATCGAATGATGAAAAGTTTGATCCATTGTATGGCACCCCGCACCGTCATTGGGGCTTTATGGACTATTTCTATGTAGGTACAGGTTCGCCTGCAGGTGGATTAAAAAACCCTTATCTGAAATTTAAGTACGCTGGAAATGTATTCACAGCAGGAGTTGATTTTCATCTTTTCTCTATTGACAAAGACATGAAAAAAGCAGACGCAACATTGATTGATAAAAACCTGGGCAATGAAATTGATTTACTGATCAACTATAACATGAACAAGTTTACCAATATAGAATTGGGTTACTCAGTTATGAATACCACAAAGAGCATGGCTTTTGCCAAAGGACAGGCAACTACAGATGCAGCAGCTGATACGTATAGAAAAACAGGGAATTGGTTTTATGCAATGATCCGGTTTACCCCTGATTTTTTATATACGAAGCCAGTGGCAATTAAACAATAA
- a CDS encoding NADPH-dependent assimilatory sulfite reductase hemoprotein subunit produces MSEKNNLSAVERIKTSSDGLRGTLKESLDEALTGALYEDDQSLIKFHGLYQQDDRDRREERSAKKLEWLYSFMIRLRLPGGFLTPEQWIGLHHVAGEHSTGTIKITTRQTVQLHGILKSEIKPTIQSFNTLHLDSIAACGDVNRNVTCSAHPKESAIHEEVFQYADKISVMALPKTRAYYQIWLDEEQIADKNEEDPLYQDRYLPRKFKVGIAIPPNNDIDVLTNDVGLIAIIENNQLKGFNIAAGGGLSSTHGNLNTYARLATVLGFVSTENVLKAVYEVMTIQRDHGNRSDRKLARLKYTIDKFGADAFRTELEKRCGFQLEEAKPYTFTDRKDHYGWKQNHEGKWYYSVFIENGRVLDDEKIALKTALLEIAKTGKANFRFTGNQNLILADIAEPDKAAVEELLIKFGVIAHTDHAGALRKNAMACVAFNTCPLALAEAQRYLPSLIDKIEPLLEKHSLQNEEIILRMTGCPNGCGRSPAAEIGFVGTAYGQYNLHIGGDRVGERLNAKYKDSLNEEQILNTLDELFKAYKTEQKAGETFGDFSNRKWIITEPEKKLQAQ; encoded by the coding sequence ATGAGCGAAAAAAATAATTTATCAGCTGTTGAACGTATCAAAACATCAAGCGATGGTTTGAGAGGAACTTTGAAGGAAAGCCTGGATGAAGCTCTGACAGGTGCTTTATATGAAGATGATCAGTCTCTGATCAAGTTTCATGGATTATATCAGCAGGATGACCGTGACAGGAGAGAAGAACGCAGTGCAAAAAAATTAGAATGGCTGTATTCGTTCATGATACGTCTGCGTCTACCCGGTGGTTTTTTAACGCCTGAACAATGGATTGGTCTGCATCATGTTGCCGGTGAACATTCAACAGGTACAATTAAAATCACAACAAGACAAACGGTACAACTGCATGGTATTTTAAAGTCAGAGATCAAGCCAACCATTCAGTCTTTTAATACATTGCATCTTGATTCTATTGCTGCTTGTGGTGATGTAAACAGGAATGTGACCTGCAGTGCACACCCGAAAGAATCTGCAATACATGAAGAAGTGTTTCAATATGCAGACAAGATCAGTGTAATGGCTTTGCCAAAAACAAGAGCTTATTATCAAATATGGCTGGATGAAGAACAGATAGCAGATAAGAACGAAGAAGATCCTTTATACCAGGATCGTTACCTGCCAAGAAAATTCAAAGTAGGAATTGCGATTCCTCCCAATAATGATATTGATGTATTAACCAATGATGTTGGTTTAATAGCAATTATCGAGAACAATCAATTAAAGGGTTTCAATATAGCTGCAGGTGGTGGATTAAGCTCTACACATGGTAATTTGAATACATATGCAAGACTTGCCACTGTTCTTGGGTTTGTTAGTACAGAAAATGTATTGAAAGCAGTTTATGAAGTAATGACCATTCAACGGGATCATGGAAACAGAAGTGACAGGAAGCTTGCAAGGTTAAAATATACCATTGATAAATTCGGTGCGGATGCATTCAGAACTGAACTGGAAAAACGTTGCGGCTTTCAATTGGAAGAAGCAAAGCCATACACTTTTACCGATCGCAAAGATCATTACGGCTGGAAACAGAATCATGAAGGCAAATGGTATTACTCAGTCTTTATTGAAAATGGAAGAGTGCTGGATGATGAAAAGATTGCATTAAAAACAGCTTTGCTTGAAATTGCAAAAACAGGGAAAGCAAATTTCCGGTTTACAGGTAACCAGAACCTGATACTGGCAGATATTGCAGAACCAGATAAAGCAGCTGTTGAAGAGTTGCTTATTAAGTTTGGAGTGATTGCACATACTGATCATGCAGGCGCATTACGCAAAAATGCAATGGCCTGTGTTGCATTTAACACCTGTCCGCTGGCACTTGCTGAAGCACAACGCTATCTTCCTTCTTTGATTGATAAAATAGAACCATTGTTGGAGAAACACTCTCTGCAGAATGAAGAAATTATTTTACGTATGACAGGTTGCCCCAATGGTTGCGGAAGATCACCGGCAGCTGAAATTGGTTTTGTAGGAACTGCTTACGGACAATACAATTTACATATTGGTGGTGATAGAGTTGGGGAACGTTTAAATGCAAAGTATAAAGACAGCCTAAACGAAGAACAGATATTAAATACACTGGACGAATTATTTAAAGCGTATAAAACTGAACAGAAAGCCGGTGAAACCTTTGGTGATTTTTCAAATCGAAAATGGATAATAACTGAACCTGAAAAAAAATTACAGGCGCAATAA
- the ntrB gene encoding nitrate ABC transporter permease: protein MKKIFTIKTLLSVVYFAAGLLLVGAIWEVISFYTKNEIPNPRMTWITFKEVMQNPMQNEPDVKGIGTKLLSSLARVGIGFGLGSIIAIPLGLLMGSSKTMMAIVNPIVQILRPVSPLAWFPLGLAIFKDSPAASIFMIFICSLWPTVINTAFGVSAIPQDHKNVGRAFGFSKWKYLTKIMLPFTLPHILTGLRLAIGVAWMVIVAGEMLSGGIGLGYFVWEEGFNGGSVAKIIVAIIIIGIVGLILDKLFMALQKKFSYAV, encoded by the coding sequence ATGAAAAAAATATTCACAATAAAAACATTGTTATCAGTTGTATACTTTGCTGCGGGGCTGTTGTTAGTGGGCGCAATTTGGGAGGTGATTTCCTTTTACACGAAGAATGAAATTCCCAATCCACGGATGACCTGGATCACTTTTAAGGAAGTGATGCAAAATCCGATGCAGAATGAACCGGATGTGAAAGGGATTGGCACCAAACTGCTGAGTTCACTTGCAAGGGTGGGTATTGGTTTCGGATTGGGAAGTATAATAGCAATACCATTGGGTTTATTAATGGGTTCCAGCAAAACAATGATGGCTATTGTAAATCCTATTGTTCAGATACTTCGCCCTGTTTCACCATTAGCATGGTTTCCATTGGGGCTGGCGATTTTTAAAGACTCTCCAGCTGCAAGCATTTTCATGATTTTTATCTGTTCACTCTGGCCAACAGTTATCAATACAGCATTTGGTGTTTCAGCAATACCGCAGGATCATAAGAATGTTGGAAGAGCTTTTGGTTTTTCAAAGTGGAAGTACCTCACGAAAATAATGTTACCGTTCACTTTACCGCATATACTTACGGGGTTGCGTTTGGCAATTGGTGTGGCATGGATGGTCATTGTTGCGGGTGAAATGTTATCGGGTGGTATAGGTCTTGGATATTTTGTTTGGGAGGAAGGATTTAATGGGGGAAGTGTTGCAAAGATTATTGTAGCCATCATTATTATCGGAATTGTAGGATTAATACTGGACAAATTATTTATGGCATTGCAAAAGAAATTCAGCTATGCTGTATAG
- a CDS encoding ABC transporter ATP-binding protein produces the protein MEVSNVTSENLLKPVYNAGKSIEIENVTVSFKTPKGIYTAVKDISLSVKKGEIICLIGHSGCGKSTLMGTISGMVKPSSGVVRANGNEVEKPGPDRGIVFQNYSLLPWLTVYQNIYEAVDSAIKHKTAAQKKELVINNLKMVKLYDHKDKLPGQLSGGMKQRVAIARAFAINPSILLLDEPFGALDALTKSSMHVELLKLWNLDNREKTIVMVTHDIEEAIFLSDRVVVMNNGPEATIKEIVDVPLPRPRNKKDIVHDEVYMTIHDKLMNLLIDKFSIDDIL, from the coding sequence ATGGAAGTGAGCAATGTTACTTCAGAAAATTTATTGAAGCCTGTTTATAATGCAGGAAAAAGCATTGAGATCGAAAACGTAACTGTAAGTTTCAAAACACCGAAAGGTATTTACACAGCCGTAAAGGATATTTCGTTAAGTGTAAAGAAAGGGGAAATCATTTGCCTGATCGGTCATTCAGGTTGCGGCAAATCAACCTTAATGGGTACCATCAGCGGAATGGTAAAACCTTCGAGTGGTGTTGTAAGGGCAAACGGTAACGAAGTTGAAAAACCCGGACCTGACAGAGGGATTGTTTTTCAGAATTATTCCCTGCTTCCCTGGTTAACGGTGTATCAGAATATTTATGAAGCAGTAGACTCTGCAATAAAACATAAAACAGCTGCACAGAAGAAGGAACTGGTGATCAATAACCTGAAAATGGTAAAACTGTATGATCATAAAGACAAACTGCCCGGTCAGCTGTCTGGCGGTATGAAGCAGCGTGTGGCTATTGCAAGAGCGTTTGCTATCAATCCTTCTATTTTATTGCTTGATGAACCGTTTGGCGCATTAGATGCTTTGACAAAAAGCAGTATGCATGTAGAGTTATTAAAACTCTGGAACCTCGATAACCGGGAAAAAACCATTGTAATGGTAACACATGATATTGAAGAAGCAATATTTCTGAGTGATCGTGTTGTGGTGATGAATAACGGACCCGAAGCAACCATTAAAGAAATTGTTGATGTGCCATTACCAAGGCCACGCAATAAAAAAGATATCGTGCATGATGAAGTTTATATGACCATTCATGATAAACTGATGAACCTCCTGATTGACAAATTTTCAATTGATGACATCCTTTAA
- a CDS encoding MFS transporter — protein sequence MQQTTAAQPLGRLNIFSLKGVQMKTFHITWLTFFFCFFAWFGMAPLMKIAREQLHLTKDQIGNIQIASVSATIVARLIIGRLIDKYGPRIIYTWLLVLCAVPVLLIGTSHSYTSFLLFRLAIGVIGASFVITQFHTSVMFAPNIKGTANATAGGFGNAGGGAANFFMPLIASAFTALGFCSREDSWRYAMIFPGVMLLVCAFLYYKFTKDTPAGDYKEIGYKVDDKKNTFLIAVKDYRTWILTIAYAACFGVEITVDNFAPIFFTDSFGASIAVAGMAAGIFGWINIFARPMGGIVADRIGKVWGFDGKSFLLATLLLLEGIGIIWFAKSGNLGMAIFLMFFFGLSLKMANGATYSLVPFISPVAVGSVAGIVGAGGNIGAMLIAFMFKAKAVNVTKEVIENGIATTKTVIDYTAAFALLGYIILGIGVAVFIFRTITAKKGTSIKDLVVVPVEVKA from the coding sequence ATGCAACAGACAACAGCAGCACAACCATTAGGCAGGTTAAATATTTTTTCACTGAAAGGAGTTCAGATGAAAACATTTCATATTACCTGGCTCACTTTCTTCTTTTGTTTTTTCGCCTGGTTTGGCATGGCACCGTTAATGAAGATTGCCAGGGAGCAGTTGCATTTAACAAAAGATCAGATCGGAAATATTCAGATCGCTTCAGTGTCTGCTACAATTGTTGCCCGTTTAATTATCGGAAGGCTGATTGATAAATATGGCCCACGTATTATTTACACATGGCTGCTGGTACTGTGTGCTGTTCCTGTATTGTTGATCGGAACCAGTCATTCTTACACTTCGTTTTTATTATTCCGTTTGGCAATTGGTGTTATTGGTGCATCCTTCGTTATTACACAGTTTCATACATCAGTAATGTTTGCACCGAATATAAAAGGTACTGCTAATGCTACAGCCGGCGGTTTTGGCAATGCAGGTGGTGGTGCAGCTAACTTCTTTATGCCGCTGATTGCATCAGCTTTTACTGCGTTGGGTTTTTGCAGCAGAGAAGACAGCTGGCGGTATGCAATGATTTTTCCCGGCGTGATGCTGCTTGTATGTGCTTTCCTGTATTATAAGTTTACCAAAGACACACCTGCCGGGGATTACAAAGAAATTGGTTATAAGGTTGATGATAAAAAAAATACATTCCTGATTGCAGTAAAAGATTACCGCACATGGATACTGACGATTGCTTATGCTGCCTGCTTTGGCGTAGAAATTACAGTTGACAATTTTGCACCAATATTTTTTACTGATTCCTTTGGTGCTTCAATAGCAGTTGCAGGTATGGCTGCGGGTATCTTTGGATGGATTAATATTTTTGCAAGACCAATGGGTGGTATTGTAGCCGACAGAATTGGAAAAGTGTGGGGCTTCGACGGTAAATCATTTTTATTAGCCACTTTATTATTACTGGAAGGGATTGGTATTATCTGGTTTGCCAAATCAGGTAATCTGGGCATGGCAATTTTTCTGATGTTTTTCTTTGGTCTCAGTTTGAAAATGGCGAATGGAGCCACATACAGTCTTGTGCCATTCATTAGCCCTGTTGCTGTGGGAAGTGTTGCAGGGATTGTTGGCGCCGGTGGTAACATTGGGGCCATGCTCATTGCTTTTATGTTTAAAGCAAAAGCAGTGAATGTAACAAAGGAAGTAATTGAAAACGGAATAGCCACAACGAAAACCGTGATTGATTATACAGCAGCATTTGCATTGCTGGGATATATCATTCTAGGAATTGGTGTTGCTGTTTTTATTTTCAGAACAATAACTGCAAAAAAAGGCACCAGTATTAAAGATCTGGTTGTTGTTCCGGTTGAAGTAAAAGCATAA